TTCGGCCACATGGAGGACGGGAAGAAGAGGGTCATGGTATACGACCTCGGAGGAGGGACCTTCGACGTCACCATACTGGAGATCGACGGGAATATCTTCACGGCAGTGGCCACCGACGGGGAGAGGTTACTCGGCGGAAAGGATTGGGATGCCGCCCTGACCAAGATTATAGTCAGGAAGATCGCCGAACAGAGCGGTATCGAGGAAGAGGACATCGAGGCGGACGACGATATCATGCAGACCCTAGTCCTCGATTCAGAGACCCTCAAGAAAAGACTGTCCACAGCCGAATCCTCCAGGGGAACCATCAGCGTGGGCGGGAAGAAGATCGCCTACAATGTCACCAGAAGCGAATTCGATGCGGCCACCAAACCTCTTATCCAGGCTACGGTCGACATCATCAAGAGGACTCTCGACTCCAAAGGATTCACGGAATCCGACATCGACTCCCTGATCCTGGTCGGAGGGTCGTCCAGGATGCCCCAGGTAAGGGAGAACATATCGGAGGCCTTCCCGGGGATCCACATGGAGCTCTACGACCCCGACCAGTCCGTAGCCAAGGGTGCGGCACTCCTCTGCAGGTCCAACCATAATGCCCCCAAACCTACTCCTGTCCCTGTACCCGTTCCGGATCCCGTGCCTGAACCTGTTCCGGATCACAAGGACGAGACCAAGGAGGAAGACAACCTCACGAAGACGGAGGAGACAAAGGAAGAGGAGGAGATCGAGAAACCCGAAAAAGTCATCGAAGTCCACAACGTCCTCAGCAAATCCTTCGGAATATGCGCCATCGACGAGGATAAGAACGAGTACATCTCCAACATAATCTTCAGGAACGAGGTCCTCCCGATCACGGCTGTGAAGACCTACTACCCCATGGAAGACGGCCAGTTGACCATCAAGGTCCAGATCTATGAGGATTCGGCCCTCAACAACGACGATGGGAAGAAGATCGCCATCGAGGATGGATACATGGTCGGGGAATTCCAGATGGAACTGCCCGAGGAGGTCACCCGCGATACCCCGGTGACCGTCAAATTCATAGCATCGGACGAAGGCATACTCACTGCGGCCGTGGATTGCATGGATGTACATGGCGATTACAGGCTCCAGAACAAGTTCCAGATGTCGGCCGGAGATCTGGAGAGGTCGCAGGGCCTGATGGAGAAGGTCTCCCGCTGAAAATAAAAAGGATGGGGGCGGAAGCCCCCTCCTGAAAATATTGATGAGAGAAAGGGTCAGTTGTCCTTCTCTGCGAGGGTGCTCTTATCCAATATGCCCATGAGCTCCTCGCGCTCCTTCTTGGAGATGTCCCTGTACCTTCCGGACTTGAGGTTACCGAGCTCTATGTTCATGACACGGACGCGGACGAGTCTGACGACTCCGTATCCGAAATATGCACACATCTTACGGATCTGTCTGTTGAGGCCCTGTTTGAGGATTATGCGGATGGTACGGGGGTCCTCCATGAACACCTTGCATTTCCTGGTGACTACACCTTCCTCGATAGGTACTCCGGAGGCCATACCTTTTATGAATTCCGGGGTCACATCCCTGTCCAGGGACACGACGTACTCCTTCTCATGACCATAGCGTGAACGCATTATCTTGTTGGCGAGATCACCGTCGTTCGTCAGAAGGAGAAGACCTTCGGATTCCTTGTCCAGCCTCCCTATGGTGAAGATCCTCTTGGGATAATTGATGAAATCTATGACGTTGTCCTCGTTCCCGTGGTCGGATGTACATTCCAGCCCGCGGGGCTTGTTGAAAGCCAGAATGACCGCCGTCCCGGTCTCCCTTTTTATGGGATTCCCATCGACGCAGACCGTGTCTTCCGGGAGGACCTTGTCGCCGAGAACGGCAGGTCTCCCGTTCAAGGTCACATGACCGTCCTCTATGAGACGGTCGGCCGCCCTTCTGGAGGCGATACCTGCCTCTGCGATGAACTTGTTGAGACGAACACCCTCCTCTGCCATAAGGCGACCAATCCGGCTCATCTTATTAAGGATGCCGATTGTAAGACCGTCCAAGAACCAAAATATGGCTAATGCCATGACCCCTCCATGGGACTCTTCGGAAAGATAAAGGACGGCGGCCCCGTCGTAAGGGAGCAGGCTGCGGAACTTCACTGGGACACTGAGGACCCTTTCATGTTCGCATCCCACCACTTCGACGACTACCCCCGGGGAAACAGACAGCAGGCTCCGCCCCTGGAAGAGATCAAGAAAAGATCGCTGGGACATGACTACCGCCCGCAGTACGGATACCGCATGTACGGAGGGAAGGTCGCACCGGGCTTCCCTCTGCACACCCATTGGGGTTACGAGACCATCACCATATGCACCGAAGGATACGTCGACCACTTCGACTCCCTCGGGAACCAGGGCAGGTTCGGATACGGGGACGTCCAATGGATCACCGCCTCCAGCAGGTACGGGCACTGCGAGATGTATCCCCTCGCGTTCGCCGACAGGGACAACCACCACAGGGTGACCCAGATAATGATGCACATCCCCAATGAGAAGAAGAACAAGGGGGTCGAGATAAACAACGTATGGGCGGAGAACGTCCCATGTATCCGGAAGGACGGCTGCGTGATACATGTCTACGCCGGAACCTATGAAGGGATGACGGGCGTGGTCCCCAACAAGGACTCGTGGGCGGCGGATCCATCCCATCATGTGAGGATCGTGTCGTTCGAAGTAGATCCAGGCGTGAAGATAACGTTGGATCCTACGGTCCCTTCCGCCAGCAGGAACGTTTATCTAACCGACAGCGGAGCGACCGTCGCAGGCAAGGACTACATCCCTCAGACCAGACTCAAGATCAAACCCGATGCGGAAGTGGAGATAACCAACGGCGACAAGAAGAGCGAGATCTGGCTCCTGGAGGGCGACCCCATAGGACAGAAGATGTGTTCCTTCGGACCCGTGGTCCTGGCGACGGACAAGGAGGTACGCGAGGCCAACGCCGTGGTAAGGAAAGAGGAGATCAAGGACTGGCCCTGGAACTATGTGAACAAGACCCAACCTGTGGCCACCGACCGCTTCATACGCTATGCGGACGGAAGGGAGGACCGCCCGACGCAGAAAGACCCCCGCGAACTCCCGCCGGCCGTACCGTTCCCCGAGGAGACGGAGAAGACCGATGAGCCCGCGAAGAAAGTGCCAGTCCAGGATTATTGGAACGAGGACTGACGCCACCGTCCGGACATATCACCGGAATTCCGGAACCCTCGTCCTCCGGATAGAGGGTTCCGGTACTTTTTTGTTACCTTGCGAAAAATACATAATCCTTCGCCAATGGTTATTAATATCGCCGACCGTAGTAATTGAATATGGTCAAAGAAGTGCATGCAGCACATATTCTCGTAAAAACCGAGAAACAGGCCGCCGACATCTTGGCAGAGGTGAACGGCGGAAAGAACTTCGGAGATCTAGCAAGGAAGTACTCGGGCTGTCCTTCCAAGAAGAAGGGCGGGGACCTTGGATGGTTCAAACGCGGGCAAATGGTCAAGCCTTTCGAGGATGCGGCCTTCGCAGCCAAGAAAGGAGATGTCATCGGGCCGGTGAAGACCGAGTTCGGATGGCATGTGATCAAGATCCTTGAACAGAGGTGACAAAATGGCAGCAGAGAACAACACCGAAGCTAAACCTGCAGAGAACAAGGAGACCAAGACGGCGGCCAAGAAGACCAAGGTCTGGCACATCACCCAGCGCAAAGAGGATAAACTCTGGCAGGTGAAAGCGGAAGGAAACGAGAAGGCGACTAGGACGTTCACCACCAAAAAAGAGGCGGAGGAATACGTAAAGACCCTGGTGGCCAACAACAAAGGTTCCAAAGTCGTTCCCCACAAAAAGAACGGTGCCTTCCAGAAGAAGTGAGGAATCCAACTATCATCAATAATAGTGGATATTATAAAATACGTCCACTTGGATGGGCAGAGCATGATCAGCGAGCCGAGGTATGACTGTGCCATAGACGCCGCCATGTCCGTCATAGAGGGCAGGTGGAAGACCGTCATAATCTGCAAGCTCTACCGTAACGGCGCGCCCATGAGATACAATCAGCTCATGGCACAGATCGAGGGGATATCCCCCAGGATATTCACCCTTCAGCTGAAGGAGATGGAGAGGGACGGGATCATCGTAAGGAACGTCCGCTCCACCAAACCGAAGTGCGTGGAATACTATCTCTCCGAGAGGGGTTTCAGCCTTCTGCCCATCCTCAAAAGTCTTGCAGAATGGGGCCTCAAGAATATGTTCTCCAACATGGTCGAGTTCGATGACGGCATCACTGTCCCGTCGAAAGACGATCTGAAGGAAAGCGGCCTCTGCTAATTGAGATATCTTTATATACTTGTTCTCTATCTAGAGTTTTGGTCAGACGGCCATAGCAGCGGGGTTCACCCGGTCCCATCTCGAACCCGGAAGTTAAGCCCGCTCGCGTATCTGTCGCGTACTGTATTGCGCAAGTGTACGGGAAAGCAGACACGCTGTCTACCACTTCTTCAATTCACTCTGTGGGCGACGCCATTTCAAATCATCCCCACATACAGACTACTTCCACCATGTATTCTTTGCGATTGAAAAGAATATACGACTCCGACATGGCCTCGGATCTCCTCTTTCACCATCCTCGTTCAAAGTCAGATCCGTGATTCGGAATCCGCCATGAGACATTCCAGAATCCTCGGATAGGCATTACAGATCCAGACGATTTACGACATTCCCACAACCACGCTTCAATTCTTACAGTAGGATGTCCAACGATATGCAGATCCATTTCTGTATCAATATTCGTCAGATATGACTCTGCACAATGACTGCATACGCCCAATACGACGCTTTCAAGATCGCTGGGAATGCAGTGTAAACGGTCGTCTGGCACATCAGTCGAAAAAGCCCTTGGTCAATACGTCAACAAGTACTGAGACAAGGCTACAGAAACAAACAGAACCGCCCGATCGAAATCGGGATTGTGCATTCAAACAAGTTAGTAGTGGGCCCAGAGAGATTTGAACTCTCGACCTTCCGATTATCAGTCGGACGCTCCAGCCAATCTAAGCTATGGGCCCAAACTAACCCGTAGTATAAACATCTCCCATATAAACCTTATCCTTGCATAGCCAGCACTGACCAGGATAACCATTTAATGAATGAACGGAATCATCATAATGATGTCGACAGAATACACCGAGATCGAGGACATCTTCCCGAGAACCACATTCCTGATCCTTGCCATCACGCTGATAGCGGCGGATGTTGCGATACTTGCATGCACGCTTGCGGACATAGGAACGTCGATGTGGCAGTTCTACATAATGACCCTCATCGTTATCTTGGTGATCCCGTTCTGTTACTTCCTCAAGGTGAGGATAGTGATAGAGGACGGAAAACTGAACGCTGGCATATTGAGGATGTTCACCGTCCCCCTCGACCACGTGATCGACGTCAAGACAGGCGACATAGACATCCTCAGGAACTACAGCGGATGGGGTATCAAGAAAGTAAGGTTCAAGACGTTCGCCTGCCCCGGAATCGACAGCGC
The nucleotide sequence above comes from Candidatus Methanomethylophilus alvi Mx1201. Encoded proteins:
- a CDS encoding Hsp70 family protein, whose amino-acid sequence is MTEDYYIGIDLGTTYSCLAFVDDVEDQPTVDKNFEQEETTPSVILFNDNGEIIVGSPAKEMSVMYPADRTVTAIKRKMGEDYKITVDGKEYTPVTLSAAILKKMINDFNDNHACDVKRAVITCPAYFGHEEREATKLAGKVAGLEDVTIINEPTAAAISFGFGHMEDGKKRVMVYDLGGGTFDVTILEIDGNIFTAVATDGERLLGGKDWDAALTKIIVRKIAEQSGIEEEDIEADDDIMQTLVLDSETLKKRLSTAESSRGTISVGGKKIAYNVTRSEFDAATKPLIQATVDIIKRTLDSKGFTESDIDSLILVGGSSRMPQVRENISEAFPGIHMELYDPDQSVAKGAALLCRSNHNAPKPTPVPVPVPDPVPEPVPDHKDETKEEDNLTKTEETKEEEEIEKPEKVIEVHNVLSKSFGICAIDEDKNEYISNIIFRNEVLPITAVKTYYPMEDGQLTIKVQIYEDSALNNDDGKKIAIEDGYMVGEFQMELPEEVTRDTPVTVKFIASDEGILTAAVDCMDVHGDYRLQNKFQMSAGDLERSQGLMEKVSR
- a CDS encoding pseudouridine synthase — its product is MAEEGVRLNKFIAEAGIASRRAADRLIEDGHVTLNGRPAVLGDKVLPEDTVCVDGNPIKRETGTAVILAFNKPRGLECTSDHGNEDNVIDFINYPKRIFTIGRLDKESEGLLLLTNDGDLANKIMRSRYGHEKEYVVSLDRDVTPEFIKGMASGVPIEEGVVTRKCKVFMEDPRTIRIILKQGLNRQIRKMCAYFGYGVVRLVRVRVMNIELGNLKSGRYRDISKKEREELMGILDKSTLAEKDN
- a CDS encoding pirin family protein; translated protein: MGLFGKIKDGGPVVREQAAELHWDTEDPFMFASHHFDDYPRGNRQQAPPLEEIKKRSLGHDYRPQYGYRMYGGKVAPGFPLHTHWGYETITICTEGYVDHFDSLGNQGRFGYGDVQWITASSRYGHCEMYPLAFADRDNHHRVTQIMMHIPNEKKNKGVEINNVWAENVPCIRKDGCVIHVYAGTYEGMTGVVPNKDSWAADPSHHVRIVSFEVDPGVKITLDPTVPSASRNVYLTDSGATVAGKDYIPQTRLKIKPDAEVEITNGDKKSEIWLLEGDPIGQKMCSFGPVVLATDKEVREANAVVRKEEIKDWPWNYVNKTQPVATDRFIRYADGREDRPTQKDPRELPPAVPFPEETEKTDEPAKKVPVQDYWNED
- a CDS encoding peptidylprolyl isomerase, giving the protein MVKEVHAAHILVKTEKQAADILAEVNGGKNFGDLARKYSGCPSKKKGGDLGWFKRGQMVKPFEDAAFAAKKGDVIGPVKTEFGWHVIKILEQR
- a CDS encoding DUF2188 domain-containing protein: MAAENNTEAKPAENKETKTAAKKTKVWHITQRKEDKLWQVKAEGNEKATRTFTTKKEAEEYVKTLVANNKGSKVVPHKKNGAFQKK
- a CDS encoding winged helix-turn-helix transcriptional regulator, translating into MISEPRYDCAIDAAMSVIEGRWKTVIICKLYRNGAPMRYNQLMAQIEGISPRIFTLQLKEMERDGIIVRNVRSTKPKCVEYYLSERGFSLLPILKSLAEWGLKNMFSNMVEFDDGITVPSKDDLKESGLC